A window from Streptomyces subrutilus encodes these proteins:
- a CDS encoding beta-N-acetylhexosaminidase: MRVLRRTLGTLLALGALGAAASCTDARGDDARPGDDPPAALAPFERLLPAPVSARAEGPGYPFGPGTVIRTGPDPDQEVRRVGEILAEQLRGPTGLPLPVVDGADGDGVRLRLDGDAEGVGDEGYRLESTPGGVTLTARSAAGLFHAGQTLRQLLPAAGPGTVPGGTVTDRPRFAYRGAMVDIARHFFTVEQVKRYVDQLAQYKVNTLHVHLTDDQGWRLAVDSWPRLAAYGGGSEVGGGPGGHWTKEEYRELVRYAGRRYVDVVPEIDMPGHVNAALASYPELTCDGKAPARYTGIKVGFSSLCVGKERTYEFVDQVLGELAELTPGRYLHIGGDEAHSTPAADYAAFMDRAQEVVGRHGKTVVAWHQLASARPAPDAVLQYWGHDRTPAADKAAVVAAAKAGHPVILSPADRLYLDMKYDAATKPGLAWAGLVPVKRAYSWDPGAYLAGLPESAVLGVEAALWTENVANRADWELMAFPRVLGLAELGWSPAGALDWASYGRRLAAQGPRLEAQGIGYFRAPDVPWS; the protein is encoded by the coding sequence ATGAGAGTCCTGCGACGCACGCTCGGCACCCTCCTCGCCCTCGGCGCCCTCGGCGCGGCGGCCTCCTGTACCGACGCCCGCGGCGACGACGCCAGGCCCGGCGACGATCCGCCCGCCGCCCTCGCCCCCTTCGAACGGCTGCTGCCCGCCCCGGTGTCGGCCCGCGCGGAGGGACCCGGCTACCCCTTCGGCCCCGGCACGGTCATCCGTACCGGCCCGGACCCCGACCAGGAGGTCCGGCGGGTCGGGGAGATCCTCGCCGAACAGCTGCGCGGCCCGACCGGGCTGCCGCTGCCGGTGGTCGACGGGGCGGACGGGGACGGGGTGCGGCTGCGGCTCGACGGGGACGCCGAGGGCGTGGGCGACGAGGGCTACCGGCTGGAGTCGACCCCGGGCGGGGTCACCCTCACCGCGCGCAGCGCGGCCGGGCTCTTCCACGCCGGCCAGACGCTGCGGCAGTTGCTGCCGGCGGCGGGCCCGGGCACCGTACCGGGCGGGACGGTCACCGACCGGCCGCGGTTCGCCTACCGCGGCGCGATGGTCGACATCGCCCGGCACTTCTTCACGGTGGAGCAGGTCAAGCGGTACGTGGACCAGCTCGCCCAGTACAAGGTCAACACGCTGCACGTGCACCTCACCGACGACCAGGGCTGGCGCCTGGCGGTGGACTCCTGGCCGCGCCTCGCCGCGTACGGCGGCGGCAGCGAGGTGGGCGGCGGACCGGGCGGGCACTGGACGAAGGAGGAGTACCGCGAGCTCGTGCGCTACGCGGGCCGGCGGTACGTGGACGTGGTCCCGGAGATCGACATGCCGGGCCACGTGAACGCGGCGCTGGCCTCCTACCCGGAGCTGACCTGCGACGGGAAGGCGCCCGCGCGCTACACCGGGATCAAGGTCGGCTTCAGCTCGCTGTGCGTCGGCAAGGAGCGGACGTACGAGTTCGTCGACCAGGTGCTCGGGGAGCTCGCCGAGCTGACCCCGGGCCGCTACCTGCACATCGGCGGCGACGAGGCCCACTCGACCCCGGCCGCGGACTACGCCGCCTTCATGGACCGGGCGCAGGAGGTCGTCGGACGGCACGGCAAGACGGTGGTCGCCTGGCACCAGCTGGCCTCCGCCCGGCCCGCCCCGGACGCGGTGCTCCAGTACTGGGGCCACGACCGGACCCCGGCCGCCGACAAGGCGGCCGTCGTCGCGGCGGCGAAGGCCGGGCACCCGGTGATCCTGTCGCCGGCCGACCGGCTGTACCTGGACATGAAGTACGACGCGGCGACGAAGCCGGGGCTGGCGTGGGCCGGGCTGGTCCCGGTGAAGCGGGCGTACTCCTGGGACCCGGGGGCCTACCTGGCCGGGCTGCCGGAGAGCGCGGTGCTCGGGGTCGAGGCCGCGCTGTGGACCGAGAACGTCGCGAACCGGGCCGACTGGGAGCTGATGGCCTTCCCGCGCGTGCTCGGCCTCGCGGAGCTGGGCTGGTCCCCGGCCGGCGCCCTGGACTGGGCGTCGTACGGCCGGCGGCTGGCTGCGCAGGGCCCGCGGCTGGAGGCGCAGGGCATCGGGTACTTCCGGGCGCCGGACGTGCCGTGGAGCTGA